The following are from one region of the Mangifera indica cultivar Alphonso chromosome 14, CATAS_Mindica_2.1, whole genome shotgun sequence genome:
- the LOC123195455 gene encoding uncharacterized protein LOC123195455, whose amino-acid sequence MESSEDEKDGVYGNYVPKELSHHFTSNGTKFVDEVLNGQSERCLENFRMDKQVFYKLCDILQSKGLLRHTNRIKIEEQLAIFMFIIGHNLRTRAVQELFRYSGETISRHFNNVLNAIMAISLDFFQSPGSDVPPEILEDPRFHPYFKDCVGAVDGIHIPVMVGVDEQGPFRNKNGLLSQNVLAACSFDLKFHYVLAGWEGSASDLRVLNSALTRRNKLQLPEGKYYLVDNKYANMPGFIAPYQGVPYHSNEFPSGYHPQDAKELFNQRHLLLRHATDRIFGALKERFPILMSAPPYPLHTQVKLVVAACALHNYIRREKPDDWLFRMHEQDTIMQMEESLPPLEVEQPMTHVDMQALDIGYQTEELELASQFRDCIASEMWEDSLRHLAPM is encoded by the exons ATGGAGAGCTCTGAGGATGAGAAGGATGGAGTCTATGGGAATTATGTACCGAAAGAATTGAGCCATCATTTCACATCCAATGGTACAAAATTTGTGGATGAGGTACTAAATGGTCAAAGTGAACGCTGTTTGGAAAATTTTCGCATGGATAAGCAGGTGTTTTACAAGTTGTGTGATATTCTGCAATCCAAAGGCTTACTACGCCACACAAATCGAATCAAGATTGAAGAGCAATTAGCTATTTTTATGTTCATTATTGGTCATAATCTACGGACTCGTGCTGTTCAAGAATTATTTCGATACTCAGGAGAAACGATTAGTCGCCATTTCAACAATGTTTTGAATGCAATTATGGCAATCTCATTAGATTTTTTTCAGTCTCCTGGGTCTGATGTTCCACCAGAAATCTTAGAGGATCCTAGATTTCATCCATATTTTAAG GATTGTGTTGGAGCAGTTGATGGTATACACATTCCAGTGATGGTAGGTGTAGATGAGCAAGGACCTTTCCGTAACAAGAATGGCTTACTTTCACAAAATGTTCTCGCAGCTTGTTCATTTGATCTGAAGTTCCATTATGTTCTAGCTGGTTGGGAAGGTTCAGCATCAGATTTGCGAGTTCTAAACTCAGCGCTCACCAGGCGTAACAAATTGCAGCTCCCTGAAG GAAAGTATTACCTTGTGGATAACAAGTATGCAAATATGCCGGGTTTCATTGCCCCATATCAAGGTGTCCCTTATCACTCTAATGAATTTCCCAGTGGTTATCATCCACAAGATGCGAAGGAGCTATTCAATCAACGACATTTGTTATTAAGACATGCAACTGATCGTATTTTCGGGGCCTTAAAGGAGCGTTTCCCAATTTTGATGTCAGCTCCACCATATCCATTACATACACAGGTGAAGTTGGTAGTTGCAGCCTGTGCATTACACAATTACATCCGCAGGGAGAAGCCTGATGACTGGCTCTTCAGAATGCATGAACAAGACACTATAATGCAAATGGAAGAGTCCTTGCCTCCTTTAGAGGTGGAACAGCCAATGACCCATGTTGACATGCAGGCTCTGGATATCGGTTATCAAACCGAAGAACTAGAGCTTGCGTCACAGTTTCGGGACTGCATTGCATCTGAAATGTGGGAAGACAGCCTCCGCCATTTGGCACCCATGTAG